One genomic segment of Sorex araneus isolate mSorAra2 chromosome X, mSorAra2.pri, whole genome shotgun sequence includes these proteins:
- the LOC129399657 gene encoding uncharacterized LOC128031833 homolog codes for MDSLTEQRLTSPNLPAPHLEHYSVLHCTMTLDVQTVVVFAVIVVLLLVNVILMFFLGTR; via the coding sequence ATGGACAGTCTGACAGAACAGAGACTGACATCTCCCAATCTACCAGCCCCCCACCTTGAACACTACAGTGTTCTGCATTGCACCATGACCCTGGATGTGCAAACTGTAGTTGTATTTGCAGTGATTGTAGTCCTCCTGCTTGTCAATGTCATACTCATGTTTTTCCTGGGAACCCGCTGA